The genomic DNA ATGATGAAGAAGATCGGCAAGTTGGAAAGAGAACTGGAACAGCTTAAGCAAAACGGTGTTGCGATCCAAGGGGAAGCAAGTGCCCCTCAAGCGGCCAAGAAACCGGTCAGGGCCAAAAAAGGGTTCCGTGTTCCTGCAGGACAGATCCAGGAAGTGCTGAAGTCAGCCACCAAAGAAGACCTGAACAAGATCAAGAGCCGGTGGGGGATATGGTCGAAACCCTCAATCAGCGTCAGATGCGCTCTCAGTCCGCCCTTCTCAATGATGCGGAACCGGTGGCGGCAACAAGCGGCTCGTTTGTGTTAAAATTCAAGTATGATATCCACTGTCAGATGGCCATGGAGAACCATGCATTCACCTCTGCCATTTCTTCGATCCTTGAAGAATTGACCGGAAGCAGCTATGCAGCCATAGGAGTGCCGGAAGACCAGTGGACGGCCATCCGGGAAGATTTCATCCGTCACTCGAAATCAAGTGATCAGGAAGGTCCCGACAAAGAAGAAGACAGCCTGCTGACCGAAGCGGAAAAATTGGTCGGCCCCGATTTAATGGAAGTCAATGATTGAGTCATCCAAAACATTTTATGGAGGTAATGAACATGCGTGGAATGGGTAATATGCAAAATATGATGAAGCAAATGCAAAAAATGCAGAAGAAGATGGCCGAAGCACAGGAAGAACTCGGTGAAAAGCAAATCGAAGGAACAGCAGGCGGCGGTATGGTCACTGTCATCGTTTCAGGGCACAAACAGGTCCTTGACGTAAAAATCAACGAAGAAGTCGTAGATCCGGAAGATATCGATATGCTGCAAGATCTAGTTCTTGCTGCGACGAACGACGCCCTTAAAAAGGCAGAAGAATTAACGAACTCCACGATGGGTCAATTCACAAAAGGAATGAACCTGCCGGGCATGTTCTAGGAGGCTAACCGATGCACTATCCTGAGCCTATATCAAAGCTGATCGACAGCTTTATGAAATTGCCGGGGATCGGGCCGAAAACTGCGGCCCGTCTGGCTTTTTTTGTTCTTAGTATGAAGGAGGACACCGTACTCGATTTTGCGAAAGCACTCGTAAACGCGAAGCGGAACCTCAGCTACTGCTCCGTCTGCGGTCATATCACCGACCAGGATCCCTGCTATATCTGTGAGGACCAGCGGAGGGACAGGAGCATCCTATGTGTCGTGCAGGATCCGAAGGACGTCATCGCCATGGAGAAGATGAGAGAGTACAACGGCCTTTATCATGTGCTTCACGGTGCCATTTCCCCAATGGACGGGATCGGACCGGAAGACATCAATGTGCCGGACCTGATCAAACGTCTTCAAGACGATGTCATCCAGGAGGTCATCCTTGCCACGAATCCCAACATCGAAGGGGAAGCGACGGCCATGTACATCTCCAGGCTCGTCAAACCTTCAGGTATCCGCATTACCCGGATCGCACACGGACTCCCGGTCGGTGGAGATCTGGAGTATGCGGATGAAGTCACCCTATCCAAAGCCCTCGAGGGAAGAAGAGACGTCTAGAAGGAGTGGAGCCCATTGTTTTTCAGAAAGAAGGGTAAGCTGAAA from Rossellomorea marisflavi includes the following:
- a CDS encoding YbaB/EbfC family nucleoid-associated protein, producing the protein MRGMGNMQNMMKQMQKMQKKMAEAQEELGEKQIEGTAGGGMVTVIVSGHKQVLDVKINEEVVDPEDIDMLQDLVLAATNDALKKAEELTNSTMGQFTKGMNLPGMF
- the recR gene encoding recombination mediator RecR; translated protein: MHYPEPISKLIDSFMKLPGIGPKTAARLAFFVLSMKEDTVLDFAKALVNAKRNLSYCSVCGHITDQDPCYICEDQRRDRSILCVVQDPKDVIAMEKMREYNGLYHVLHGAISPMDGIGPEDINVPDLIKRLQDDVIQEVILATNPNIEGEATAMYISRLVKPSGIRITRIAHGLPVGGDLEYADEVTLSKALEGRRDV